A region of Pseudarthrobacter sp. NIBRBAC000502770 DNA encodes the following proteins:
- the aceB gene encoding malate synthase A, producing the protein MNSFTDSFTINGITLTAQPICRQDEVLTPDALSFIAKLHRATADRRQELLQARRTRRADIAAGADPRFLRETEHIRNNPSWRVAPPAPGLEDRRVEITGPVDKKMTINALNSGAKVWLADMEDSSTPTWRNVIKGQLNLTDALERRIDFTTEEGKEYKLRPAGDLPTIVVRPRGWHLPEKHMLIDGQPIAGGIVDFGLFFFHNARRLLAQGKGPYFYLPKIENHLEARLWNDIFILAQDLLGIPQGTIRATVLIETITAAFEMEEILYELRDHAAGLNAGRWDYIFSLIKNFRTRGPRFVLPDRGQVTMTQPFMRAYTEQLVRACHKRGAMAIGGMAAAVPNRKDPEANANALEKVRADKTREANDGFDGSWVAHPDLVPVCREVFDGVLGTKPNQLDRLREDVTPDDRALIDVAATTGTITEQGIRNNIEVGIRYIESWLRGNGAVAIHNLMEDAATAEISRSQLWQWIHARAITDQGEIVSHEWVEELLDEEFARLERFDGDRFEDARDIFEEVTLSREFPSFLTLPAYARYLTEAREKATVEELAAA; encoded by the coding sequence ATGAACAGCTTCACCGATAGTTTTACGATCAATGGCATTACCCTGACCGCGCAGCCGATTTGCCGGCAGGACGAGGTGCTGACGCCGGACGCCCTGTCGTTCATCGCGAAGCTGCACCGGGCCACCGCCGACCGCCGGCAGGAACTGCTCCAGGCGCGGCGCACCCGGCGGGCCGATATTGCCGCCGGAGCGGACCCGCGGTTCCTGCGGGAAACCGAGCACATCCGGAATAATCCGTCCTGGCGGGTCGCTCCCCCCGCCCCCGGCCTGGAGGACCGCCGGGTCGAGATCACGGGCCCGGTGGACAAGAAAATGACCATCAACGCCCTGAACTCCGGTGCCAAGGTATGGCTCGCGGACATGGAAGACTCCTCCACCCCCACGTGGCGGAACGTCATCAAGGGCCAGCTGAACCTCACCGACGCCCTGGAGCGCCGGATCGACTTCACCACCGAAGAAGGCAAGGAGTACAAGCTCCGCCCGGCCGGGGACCTGCCCACCATCGTGGTCCGCCCCCGCGGCTGGCACCTGCCGGAAAAGCACATGCTCATCGACGGCCAGCCCATCGCCGGCGGCATCGTGGACTTCGGCCTGTTCTTCTTCCACAACGCCCGCCGCCTCCTCGCGCAGGGCAAGGGCCCGTACTTCTACCTGCCCAAGATCGAGAACCACCTCGAAGCCCGGCTGTGGAACGATATCTTCATCCTGGCGCAGGACCTGCTCGGCATCCCGCAGGGCACCATCCGCGCCACGGTGCTTATCGAAACCATCACCGCAGCGTTCGAAATGGAGGAGATCCTCTATGAACTGCGCGACCACGCGGCAGGCCTGAACGCCGGCCGTTGGGACTACATCTTCTCCCTGATCAAGAACTTCCGCACCCGCGGGCCCCGCTTCGTTCTCCCGGACCGCGGCCAGGTGACCATGACCCAGCCGTTCATGCGCGCCTACACCGAACAGCTGGTCCGGGCCTGCCACAAGCGCGGCGCCATGGCCATCGGCGGCATGGCGGCAGCCGTCCCCAACCGCAAGGACCCCGAAGCCAACGCCAACGCCCTGGAGAAGGTCCGCGCAGACAAGACCCGCGAGGCCAACGATGGCTTCGACGGCTCCTGGGTGGCGCACCCGGACCTGGTGCCCGTGTGCCGCGAGGTGTTCGACGGCGTCCTGGGCACCAAGCCGAACCAGCTGGACCGGCTCCGCGAGGACGTCACGCCGGACGACCGTGCCCTGATCGACGTTGCCGCGACCACCGGCACCATCACCGAGCAGGGCATCCGGAACAACATCGAAGTGGGCATCCGCTACATCGAATCCTGGCTTCGCGGCAACGGCGCAGTGGCCATCCACAACCTCATGGAGGACGCCGCCACCGCGGAGATCTCCCGCTCCCAGCTGTGGCAGTGGATCCACGCCCGGGCCATCACCGACCAGGGCGAGATCGTCAGCCACGAGTGGGTGGAAGAACTCCTGGACGAGGAATTCGCCCGGCTGGAGCGCTTCGACGGCGACAGGTTCGAGGACGCCCGCGACATCTTCGAGGAAGTCACCCTCAGCCGTGAGTTCCCTTCCTTCCTCACCCTCCCCGCCTACGCCCGCTACCTGACCGAGGCCCGCGAAAAGGCCACCGTCGAGGAGCTCGCCGCGGCGTAA
- the aceA gene encoding isocitrate lyase, giving the protein MTAAFEPTQQTPEEQAAALELEWAANPRWEGVTRDYSASDVVRLRGRVTEEQTLARRGSEKLWKQLTEEHKTGGYTNALGALTGNQAVQQVKAGLRAIYLSGWQVAADANNSGHTYPDQSLYPANSVPTVVRRINNALLRADQIEFSEGIQTVEDWLVPIVADAEAGFGGPLNAYELMKSMIQAGAAGVHWEDQLASEKKCGHLGGKVLIPTQQHVRTLNAARLAADVAGTPTVVIARTDAEAATLITSDVDERDQEFITGERTAEGFYKVRNGIEPCIARAKAYAPYSDLIWMETGTPDLELARKFAESVKAEFPDQMLSYNCSPSFNWRKHLDDATIAKFQRELGAMGFTFQFITLAGFHALNYSMFDLAHGYAREGMSAYVELQEKEFASESRGYTATKHQREVGTGYFDTISTALNPNASTLALVGSTEEGQFH; this is encoded by the coding sequence ATGACTGCAGCATTTGAGCCCACCCAGCAGACGCCCGAAGAGCAGGCCGCCGCCCTGGAGCTCGAGTGGGCCGCCAACCCCCGCTGGGAAGGTGTGACCCGGGACTACTCAGCCTCCGACGTCGTCCGCCTCCGCGGCCGCGTCACCGAAGAGCAGACGCTGGCCCGCCGCGGCTCGGAAAAGCTGTGGAAGCAGCTCACCGAGGAGCACAAGACCGGCGGCTACACCAACGCCCTGGGCGCCCTCACCGGCAACCAGGCCGTGCAGCAGGTCAAGGCGGGCCTGCGCGCCATCTACCTTTCCGGCTGGCAGGTCGCGGCCGACGCCAACAACTCCGGCCACACCTACCCGGACCAGTCGCTCTACCCGGCCAACTCCGTCCCCACCGTGGTCCGCCGCATCAACAACGCCCTGCTCCGCGCAGACCAGATCGAGTTCTCCGAGGGCATCCAGACGGTCGAGGACTGGCTGGTGCCGATTGTTGCCGACGCCGAAGCCGGCTTCGGTGGTCCGCTGAACGCCTACGAACTCATGAAATCCATGATCCAGGCCGGCGCAGCAGGTGTTCACTGGGAAGACCAGCTCGCCTCGGAGAAGAAGTGCGGCCACCTCGGCGGCAAGGTCCTGATCCCCACCCAGCAGCACGTCCGCACCCTGAACGCCGCCCGCCTGGCGGCAGATGTCGCAGGCACCCCCACGGTCGTCATTGCCCGCACCGACGCCGAGGCCGCCACCCTGATCACCTCCGACGTCGACGAGCGCGACCAGGAATTCATCACCGGCGAGCGCACCGCCGAGGGCTTCTACAAGGTCCGCAACGGCATCGAACCCTGCATCGCCCGCGCCAAGGCCTACGCCCCCTACTCCGACCTCATCTGGATGGAAACGGGAACCCCGGACCTGGAACTGGCCCGCAAGTTCGCGGAGTCCGTCAAGGCCGAGTTCCCGGACCAGATGCTCTCCTACAACTGCTCGCCGTCCTTCAACTGGCGCAAGCACCTGGACGACGCCACCATCGCCAAGTTCCAGCGCGAACTCGGCGCCATGGGCTTCACCTTCCAGTTCATCACCCTGGCCGGCTTCCACGCCCTGAACTACTCGATGTTCGACCTCGCCCACGGCTACGCCCGTGAAGGCATGAGCGCCTACGTCGAACTCCAGGAAAAGGAATTCGCCTCCGAATCCCGCGGCTACACCGCAACCAAGCACCAGCGCGAAGTCGGCACCGGCTACTTCGACACCATCTCCACGGCGCTCAACCCGAACGCGTCGACCCTCGCCCTCGTGGGATCCACCGAAGAGGGCCAGTTCCACTAG